From the Labrus mixtus chromosome 10, fLabMix1.1, whole genome shotgun sequence genome, the window cctcccatagtacatttagagactgtaggtaccacgagcacactggataactgaaggctctatctcccattgtacatttacagacagtaggtaccacgagcaggcctggtaacagaaggctctacctcccatagtacatttagagactttagGAACCACCAACAGGCCAGGTAAGAGAAGGCTGTACCTCCCatggtacatttagagaccgtaattacaacgagcaggcctgataactgaaggctctaacTCCtgtagtacatttagagactctTCGTACCACGAGCATggctgataactgaaggctctacctcccatagtacatttagagaccgtaggtaccacgagcaggcctgataactgaaggctctacctcccatagaacatttagagacattaggtaccatgagcaggcctgataactgaaggctctacctcccatagtacatttagagactgtaggtaccacgagcaggcctgataactgaagactctacctcccatagtacatttagagaccgtaggtaccacgagcacgcctgataactgaaggctctacctcccataggaCATTTAGAGACtataggtaccacgagcaggcctgataactgaaggctctacctcccatattacatttagagactgtaccacgagcaggcctgataactgaaggctctacctcccatattacatttagagacttttGGTACCACGAGCATGGCTGATAaccgaaggctctacctcccatagtacatttagagatcATAGGTaacacgagcaggcctgataactgaaggctctacctcccatagtacatttagagactgtaggtaccacgagcaggcctgataactgaaggctctacctcccatagtacatttagagacattaggtaccacgagcaggcctgataactgaaggttctacctcccacagtacatttagagactgtaccacgagcaggcctgataactgaaggctctacctcccatatttcatttagagactgtaccacgagcagtcctgataactgaagactctacctcccatattacatttagagactgtaccacgagcaggcctgataaccaaaggctctacctcccatagaacatttagagacattaggtaccatgagcaggcctgataactgaaggctctacctcccatagtacatttagagactgtaggtaccacgagcaggcctgataactgaagactctacctcccatagtacatttagagaccgtaggtaccacgagcacgcctgataactgaaggctctacctcccataggacatttagagactgtaggtaccacgagcaggcctgataactgaaggctctacctcccatattacatttagagactgtaccacgagcaggcctgataactgaaggctctacctcccatattgcATTTAGAGACTTTTGGTACCACGAGCATGGCTGATAACCGAAGGCTCTAcatcccatagtacatttagagatcATAGGTaacacgagcaggcctgataactgaaggctctacctcccatagtacatttagagactgtaggtaccacgagcaggcctgataactgaaggctctacctcccatagtacatttagagacattaggtaccacgagcaggcctgataactgaaggttctacctcccacagtacatttagagactgtaccacgagcaggcctgataactgaaggctctacctcccatatttcatttagagactgtaccacgagcaggcctgataactgaagactctacctcccatattacatttagagactgtaccacgagcaggcctgataactgaaggctctacctcccatagtacatttagagactgtaagtaccacgagcaggcctgataactgaaggctctacctcccatagtacatttagagactgtaggtaccacgagcaggcctgataactgaaggctctacctcccatagtacatttagagacattaggtaccacgagcaggccagataactgaaggttctacctcccacagtacatttagagactgtaccacgagcaggcctgataactgaaggctctacctcccatattacatttagagactgtaccacgagcaggcctgataactgaaggctctacctcccatattacatttagagactgtaccatgagcaggcctgataactgaaggttctacctcccacagtacatttagagactgtaccacgagcaggcctgataactgaaggctctacctcccatattacatttagagactgtaccacgagcaggcctgataactgaaggctctacctcccatattacatttagagactgtaccatgagcaggcctgataaccgaaggctctacctcccatagtacatttagaggtCATAGGTaacacgagcaggcctgataactgaaggctctacctcccatagtacatttagagacattaGGTATCACGAGCAGGCCAGATAACTGAAGgttctacctcccacagtacatttagagactgtaccacgagcaggcctgataactgaaggctctacctcccatattacatttagagactgtaccacgagcaggcctgataactgaaggctctacctcccatattacatttagagactgtaccacgagcaggcctgataaccgaaggctctacctcccatagtacatttagagactgtaggtaccacgagcaggcctgataactgaaggctctacctcccatagtacttttagagactgtaggtaccacgagcaggcctgataactgaaggctctacctcccatagtacatttagagaccgtaggtaccacgagcaggcctgatgactgaaggctcttcctcccatagtacatttagagactgtaggtaccacgagcaggcctgataactaaaggctctacctcccatagtacattcaGAGTCCTTACTTAGacctgcattctgggagcgtAATGTTCTTGAAGGGTAATACAGCATTATCagctctttaagataagatttTGCCTGATCAGAGCTTTGTAAGAGAGGAaaggattttaaattatattctagattgtatagggagccagtgcagagaagccaataaaagagaaatgtgatCCCTTTTGCTAGTTCTTTTCACTACAGCTGCAGCATTTTCTACTATTTGGAGAGTCTTCAGAGACTTACCAAGGTAGCTGTCTAGTGTGCAACCAGCCTCATTTTATGAAGCCATAAACTCCCACTACATATCTCTTGTTGAGGCCAAACAGAGCAGGTACAAACCAGTGAGAGATTAGCACCTCCCCTCTTGCTGgtgaaaaatacaataaaaaacacttcacattgTTGCCTTTTCCTATACCtaagttgttgttgtgataCTATTTCTAATAAAAACAGTATTATAGCTCTCTCGCTTTAAAGAAGGTAATAGAAAAGTTAACTTGAACTTCCTGAGGTTCAAACAGAGTGCAGCAACAGAAAAAAGCCTCTTTGTATTCACACCTCGATGTGAAGCCTAACCACAACAGCGCTCGAGTTTCCATGCATGACTTAGTCTTCAGCAGtgactgtgaatgtgtgttcatctgtttgtttgtgtgtgtgggcaaaAAGTTGACCACAGGCAGAACACCTAAAAGTTTTAATGCACTGTAAACTAACCACTAGCATGCAAGAAATATCTCCTAAactcttctgctctctctctctctctttctctctcccttactGTCAGTTAATTTATATGCACAGTTACATCAAGCTAGAGTTGCAGctcaataaaacctttttttaaatttacactTGAGACATCATTGAGGGGCGAACTGGACGTTAGGGGTGAAGCATGCTTGAGCAaagtacagattgcctagtgtgagtgcgccctcaaACCTGACTGATATGGGCTCATGATTTTGCTTCTGgaaagaaaatctttaaactaGTAATTTATTAAGAATTCTATATTGTTTGGCCTGTAATTATTGAGATTACCCTTGTCACCTCCCTTATGTAGGACCAGGTGAGGGGTTTGTGGAGCATGCTCAAAACGCCTAGTCCAGTTTGGGTCTGACTGAGGTAGGACGTAGGTCAACCAGCAGTAAAATCAACTGCTGCTTGCCGGTTTTAGTCCTCATGGTTTCCTGTCCACAGAAAAGCAGGGAATGTGGCAGAACCCTAAACTTGCAATAAAATCACTCCGCCAACTAGCAACTCCATGTTGTTTCTTCGGGTTGAACCCGATTGGGCCCCATGTAGGAAAGCCTGGCCACTAGACGCTTGCCGTCAAGGCCTCCCCAGGTCTGGCTCCAGTGAGGTGGCCCAGTCTCTCACTTCCGAGGTATCTGTGTTCCCCTTCTGTTGCTTCTTGGAGGTTTCTGAATCACTCTTTGTTTGGATCTCACCTGGGACCTATGTGCCTTAGGAGACCCTAACAGGGGATAATACCCCCCAACAACACAAATTCCAGTTTCACAGGGACATGCAAACCCCTTCACCACGATAAGGTGGCCATTCATTTGGGGCTCAGCAGGATTGTGGGCCGGACCGTCGTGGTGAAGAGGGAACTACGCTGGAAGATTAAACCTACGATTAACCGGTCGATCTTCGCTCCAACCCTCAGCTGTGGTCATGAACTTCGGGAAGGAGAAACCTTTCATCCAGTCAAAATGTGTTAAAGCAACacctttattaaaaatgaatgaaatagtCAAGAATATTATAAAAACTctgcagtagaagaagaaaaacaagccaGTCCTCGCGTCATACAgagtttattaaaaacaaaaaagctttaaaataagaaatgcaacATAAATCCTCAAACACATCTTTCCTTTAATACAATCATCTTTGCCTTTGAATCAacacaaaaataagtaaaagttaacatctttaaaacgacgcagaaaaaaagagaaacagtggACCAGCTTCTCTCCCTCACAAGTGTTCCTGCAACCGCTTCAGAGACCACTCCACTATCAAGCAGAGGTAAGCTGCTCCACTGTTTGTCCCCACTACAGTGCACCTTGTGTTACTGAACATTACCCGACACACAGTCAGCACTCCAGCTGCCGTCCAGTTTTAGTGCACGACTGCAAATATTGTTTATCTTGCTAATACTCTACCTTTGGTGATAAAACCAATCTAACAATGATTGAACACAGATGAgtcaaaacatgtcaaatcatacacattaaaaacattacaaaggTTATTCTCTTCTTATGGTCACATTGCTGTAAGATTTTACATTTCCCacagtctttaaaaatatacatatcaAATATTCAATACGTCTTAAATGAGCACATCTTTTTAGCCAGTGGGAGGAGTTCTGACCCCGGTGTAGATCGTCTCTTCTGTTGCTGCTTtgacttttctcttctctcttttatctgtTCTCCTCTTAGAAAAAGTCGGTGCAGAATAAACCAATGAGTCCTCAGCGctctgagaaaacaacaaaaaatagttCGAAGTCAGTATGCTATTGATAAAGCTGTGCAGAGTATGTATCATGAATTTAGTTTCAACAGCAACATGAGGGCGAAACTTTTGACCTGCGAGAAAGTTTGCATGAGCGCTATAAACGACCAACGGTATAAACGGCCGCATAAACGACCAACGGTTAACGGGTGGACAACTTTCTCGCTGTGAATCAGTCAAAGTCTGCCGAAGTAGTTCTGACAAATAATGTTAGCATGCGTTGCTAACTCATCAGGGGACAGTAAGGTTATTCATACAACATCAGGTCATTATATGATAATGTCAGCTACCTGAGAAAAAATAGGATGAGCCTGCAGATATTTCTATAAActtataaaaaggaaaacaatattCCAACAAATGATTCTCGTTGAATCTTTTCTGAAGTATCTCACCTGCTGCCGTCGTCGATCTGCTGCAGGATGTGTTTGCAGATCTTCAGCAGCTGTgatatcaattaaaaacaaagatgtaagTGTTTAATTTACACAAAGATATAAAGTTAATATTTgctcaatacttttttttatttattggagataATGTTCTGTTACCTTTGCTGGACTCACATGATTTAGTCTTGATGATATGAATCAGGAAAGCTATAATAATCAAGCTTATAGCCAAAGCAGCTGATAACAGAAACAGAGCTATTACGGCCGTCCGATTGTCGGCTCCtgaaaacatattaaaacataTTGTGTTAAGATGTTACACTAAAATCTTCCAGGTGGATTCAACTGTTTGAAttgaatgttaaaaaatgattcatatCGAATGCTCTGCAGTTACCTTTGATGTCAATCTTTGTCCCTTTTCCAAACAATATCTCTCCACATGCAGCCACAGCACAGAAATAAGTCCCGGGGTCGGAGGAGTTGATGGTCTTTGAGAAGCTGTAGACACATTTCTGTGTAGAGTGAGCCTCAGGACTCTCCTCACATCCACCAGGTCTGTTTCCATGAGTGTAAATGACACTGGGATGATTTTCATCTGATCCGGCTCTGAACCAGAACACTCTGTGTTTCCCTGgacatgtgttgttttcagacTCAGAGAGAACAGAACACTGCAGAGTCATCAGGTCTCCTGGGTGGACTGGATTCTTTGAAATGTCTTGAACGACTGCGGTGATACTGGGCTCTGGTCCTGAATAAATTCAATACACGGTAAATACGCTTGATTTGTTGAAAATATTCTCAATTTGGAATGTATGCTTTTATGGAGGATACGAGGATGTATGCTTTTAGGTGAGTAAAGGatttttatttacctttaatCTGCAGAAATGTTCCTTTTAAAACTGTCATATTAATCCTCTCTTGTTTCACACAAAAGTAAAGTCCAGTGTCGCCGACTTTTGCTTTATCGATAATCATGACAAACAATccaggtttttgttttgctgtgatTCGAGGAGTTTTGTGAATGTCGTCATATTCAAAGCTAAATGTTCCTCCCAAAACCTCAGGCAAATCTCCAGAAATGAGCCGGAACCAGAATAATTGTGTTGAAGACCAAGAAGCATCACGAGGACATGTCAGAGTCACATCATCTCCAACACCAACAGTCTTTGTCTCAAAGTTCTCATAGATGGTGCatcctgaagaaaataaatatatgtcagtgtttaacaacagagaaagaTCATGTATGCTCtgtactaaaaataaaacatattaaccCTTAAAAGATCAGAATTAGACGAGAAGATTGGACATAAACTTACGACCAAGTGTGAGCGTCagtagaaaaacaagaacagacTTCATTTTCTCCTTCGTCCACTTAATACAGCTGTAAAATTAGCTCGTATGAGAAGCTGCTTCTCCTTCATAGAACCATATAAAGTAGGAGGGAACAATCACAGAGCAATCTGATTGGCCCCTCATCATGAGGGTATTACTTTACAACCACAGTGGAAATCTTTTTTGACCATCTTTCAAGCTAAAGCACAGGAAACAATAGCAACAGCAAGCTTCTGTTTCAAGTTTTCATGGTGGGTTTCTGTACCTGCTGCTGAGCGGAAACACACTAACTACAGTTTTCTTCAGTATTTTTTCACACTCAACCAGTGGTTTGTGAAAGTATCAACTTTCCCATTTTGGCAAATACGATTATGGCTCTTTCgaaccagaagtgaccatatttgggtCTGGATGTGGATACACATTAGTCCCTTACATGCAGCAGCacccccctctctgtgtgtggttTAACATCCTTTTTGGAGtgttctgtgagtgtgtggagtCATATGTCTTGCGAGTGGTCCCTCCCCTAAGGTATATAAGTAGCTGAGACTGTGTGATCTCTTTCGTCTTTTTCTTAGCGCTTGAGTGTGCACTGATGAGTCAAACAATCCCCACTGCTGGTGACCAGTCTACTGGGAGCTGCTGGATATTATCTGGTCTGCTGGGGCCCGCAGAGGTCTTGCAGTGCCATTGGTGTGGGAGTCCGCCCCCCTGGATGAGATGGCCTGCGAGTTTTGCAGTCAGGGAGGATCCCGTTGTTCCCTGCCCTCATTCCACACCAGGGCGGAGAAGCAGCAGACCCCAAATCCTTGAGGACTCCAGTCCACTTGTGCCTCAAGTTCAAAGGTTCACAGACCacggtgtttcctctttttcctccgcTGTAACCCAGTCTGACAGCCTTTTTAGGAGTGAGAGTCACCACCATGGTGGCGGGGCAACGTTCTGCTCCCCCCTCATCCAGGGACCTGCTGACAGCCCGTCTGGCAGACCAGTCCCACCAATGTGCCAATCAGGCTTCAGCAGCGAACATCAACCTGTCCAAGCCCATCCACGAGGAGGGCCCCGGGTCTCCCCTGAGGTATATAAGCGGCTGAGACCATGTgatctgtttcctcttttcttctgcaCTTGAGTGCCACTAAGGAGTCAAACAGAATGACAATGTCAGATAAATGAGCAGGATGTACTCTATCCGTGTCTGCCCCAACTGCCGGACTGGGTACATCATGTCCAATGACCGGGATTCTCAGTTTGAGTCCATCCTCCAGAGCACGTCAGTCCGGCCCTCATTACACCCTACGTACCCGTGCTACTCGCACAATTCCCATTCAAGAAGCAGCTTTGCTTCGGTGGTGGTATACTTGGTTGAGCAGGCGCTGGACATGCTGGAACCCGTAGAGGAGTCTGTTGATCCAGCATTTCCCCTCTCCCTGCAGGGGGAGCTGGAAGGGGGACTTGACATGGACCTTGCCGTGGAACACCCAGGTTCTTCCCGCTGCGGACTCCCACTCCTGGCTGCTGGTGTGTGGTCTTCTCTGGGAGCTGCCGGATATTCTCGGTTTGCTGCAACCCGCAGATGCCTTACGGGTCTAGTGGCCTGGGAGTCTGTCCCCCTGGAAGAGATGGCCGACGAGTCTCTCATGCTCTGGCCGGTGAGGAAGGATCCTGTTGTGCCTCGGCTCCCTGACCGCATTCCGAGTCATGCCGGTCCTGATAAATCCCCATGAGAGTGAATGCCCATTCTCAGGCAGGGGGGGGCGTGGTCAAGAGCTATCCAATTATAGGCCAGCGTCTCTGGGCCTGGCCGCTGTTTGGGCACATCTCGTTAGGTTGTGCGCACTATTTAGGGCTCCGGCCTGCTTCCATCACAGTGTCTTACAGTGTTATGCAGCCTTGCTCCACAGTGGGATTTAGTGGTGGTCTTAAATGCTTTAGTTTTGGCTACATTTGAGCCCCTGGACTAGATTCCCCTTAGGTTTAGTCTGCTAAAACAGCCTTGCTTTTGACTCTAACATTGGCAAAGAGTTAGTGAGTTGTGTGCTTTCTCAGTGGCTCCTTCCTGCCTCAGGATCCAAGGAAACAGCAGCTCGGCCGTTTTGGATGATCACGCTGAAGAGGGCTTTTCAACCTCCTCATAAGTCTGAGGTTGACTTTCTGCTTAAAACCATAGCTTGATATGACAATTCCAGACCGCATACATAGCACAAGGGAAGAAGAGACTTTATTCCCAGGTTAAGACACAACCATAGTACTCATCATATGTCTTTCTTGCTGCAGACCAAAGTCAGTCATTTGTGATGGTAGGGTTTGTGCACATGAGactaaagtgtgtttttctttaactgtTTGTGAATTCATGTGAATCTGAGAGgaaaccaaaaataaatgtattatagaTATGAACCCGAGAACTTGTTGTGATGCAACATAATGCAGTCTAGTTCATCACTATAAAAAACCTCCTTACAAGTCCTATTCAGACTGAACCTAGAAATAAGTGAGCTGTCAAAGGGGTTATTAAATGTGAAGTAAATAACACTCAGACAAGTTCATCATGGTTTGCGGTGTTTACCAGGGTCATCGTGTATCCGACCACTAACACagggaggaaaaaacacaataaagctGTTCTCAAAGCTGCAGAAGAACTCTCAACTATTTCCTTGAGCACTGAACTTTGCTtgtaaacagagacaaacagacatagATTCAAAGTCAGGGGTGACAAACAAATGATGCATGGAAACTTGAGCAGTGCTGTGGTCAGGCTTCAAACAGAGGGGCTTTTCTCGCTACCCCTCCTTCAGTTTCAGGCCAGTGAtagtcatgttttcattttcttaaatgaCAGGGCAAGGCCAGTGTACTTATTGTACCTTTCAGACACCAGGCAATTCAATTGCTTTAGGCACAAgaagcatttcaaacatttcataaaatatgGTTGTCTAAGAAATACACAATTTCTACAGAAAGCATAAACCATATACACAAACTAGACATGTGCATGATCAAATGTGCAAGTACATGTACAAACAAGaatggaataaaaacatgtgcacaTGCAGATATGAAAATACATGTACACACGAACAATAGAAAGGTGAGGTAAAGACAGGAGGTAAAAAGAAGATATGGATAAAAATGAGTTTAATAAATAGTCTTTCTGTTTCTACCAAAAAATCTGCGAGTAAAACAAAGGCAAGCAGGAAAATTGTCTCTAATAACAGATGTGATGGTTTTTTCAAACACCACagtgaacagaaacagaagccctgaaataaatgattcaaatgttGTAGCACACCTATCAGATTGGAGCAATCTGGCAGCAGCGTTTTGGACCAGCTGTAGCTGTCTCGTAGATGTTTTGCGGACGCAGTTACTATAATCCACCCTAAGTTTTTCAGTGTCTTGTTTTGATAAAAATCTTTTGAATCTTgcaaagtttacatttacatCTTAGTCCAAAACAACACCCAGATTCCTTGCTTG encodes:
- the LOC132981596 gene encoding uncharacterized protein LOC132981596 translates to MKSVLVFLLTLTLGRCTIYENFETKTVGVGDDVTLTCPRDASWSSTQLFWFRLISGDLPEVLGGTFSFEYDDIHKTPRITAKQKPGLFVMIIDKAKVGDTGLYFCVKQERINMTVLKGTFLQIKGPEPSITAVVQDISKNPVHPGDLMTLQCSVLSESENNTCPGKHRVFWFRAGSDENHPSVIYTHGNRPGGCEESPEAHSTQKCVYSFSKTINSSDPGTYFCAVAACGEILFGKGTKIDIKGADNRTAVIALFLLSAALAISLIIIAFLIHIIKTKSCESSKAAEDLQTHPAADRRRQQSAEDSLVYSAPTFSKRRTDKREKRKVKAATEETIYTGVRTPPTG